The following nucleotide sequence is from Vanessa cardui chromosome 3, ilVanCard2.1, whole genome shotgun sequence.
TAAAAGTTCCACCGGAAAAACTGAAGGCGTACATAACTCAGTTATGAAGTTTGCACAATACGTTCTTCATTTGAGCCAAGGGTCTTTCTTGTTCTTAAAACTAATTTTGGATCTTCTTGAAAGAAGTCACATAGTTGTGAAATCAACAAATTACAAAGTTGTACCCATATCACTggcacaaatatttttactgcAATTCAATTTAAGATTTCCCACCGTACAGTCGTTTGAAAAGGTGACACACATATTGAGTGTTTGCTTAGCTGCCTTATACCCGCTCACTTTGGTAGAAATCTATTATTCGGTCAACTCTTTACTTGTCGACACATTCTTGCCATGGGAAGAATTTTGTCACAGATTTGAAAGTCTTAGCGACTTTCTCGTAAAGCGTATTGATAACACTTACATGTTTTTCCATCCATCGTTCAGGGAGTGGTTAATACGTCGCGACGATAATGAAAGCTCCAAATTTTTGTGTGACTTACGAGCTGGACATTGTGGTATTGCCTTTAGACTATCAAGGGTACAGGCTCCTTTAGACCCAGAAAAATCTATGGAATTAGGACATCACATTCTTAAAGCTCATATGTACAGAAACATGGGCCCGGCACAATTAGGGTTATGTCCTCGAGATTTGCAAGCCAATATGGTCGCTACAAGTTCTGCAAATGTCGGTGAAGCTGTTGCTAACTTAAGGAATATATACACTCCAAATGTGAAGGTGTCACGTCTAATGTTATTAGCAGGAGGGTCGCCAAATCAGATAACCGATTGTCTAGGAAATGCGCCATTATTGTGCATGTACGCTTATCAAGGAATTATATCAATGGTTGGATTACTCATAGAGTTCGGAGCTGATTTGGAAATGACAAACTCTCAAGGGTGTTCAGCTTTATCATTAGCATGTCAAAGAGGTCACACTGATGTCGCTAGAATGTTGATAGCGTCAGGTAAGCTGAAGAAACTATTTTATCGTTAATACTAAAATCCGTTTTATAAGACATTCATAaagttaaatattcaaatttattttacaggtGCCTCACTAAGTCACACCGATACAGCAGAACAGACTCCGCTCGTTCATGCAGCTAAAAATGGTCATCGAGATACCGTAATTTATCTCTTGGGATGCCAAACAGGAAAAGAGGACAGGAATTCAATAGATATAGACGAGGACAATATAGAACAATTAGTGCCTGGTTCTAGACATGCGCTAATAGCCGCTGCTCAAAATGGGCATTTAGATATAGTAGAATATCTTTTGGATACAGCAGAGTTAATTGTAAGTTTCACAATAATTTTACCAACATCTTCAATGAATACTCGTAGAAAATATAAGAGTAGAGTATATGCCATTACCATTTCGAATATAGAATTTTGGGTCAATGAActaattttatagttaataatcgtaattatattttacagccCGACGGTATCTGCCCTGTAACCGGTGAAACCGCTTTAACAGCAGCCTGCTCTACTGGAAACGCTGCTATAGCTGATGCTCTTCTGATCCGAGGAGCCACACCATACTCCTTAAACGCAAGACAAATGTCTCCCTTAGCTTTAGCGGCGAAGAACGGCAGAACAGCTTTAGTACTGAGATTATTAGATTCTGGAGCAGACGTGATGGGATCTGGTGGAAAGAATCCTCTAATATTGGCAGCAGCTGAAGGTCACGCTGAAGTCGTAGAAATGCTTTTAGAACAttgtaagtttaaattttttattaatatttcatttcacatTTGATGAGTAGTACTTTTTTACCTATGTGGTAATACgcgtacaaatatatttatatgatttgagATGTgcaacttgttttattttttcctcaGGTGCTGATCCGGATGCAGTTGATGCTGATGGTATATCGCCACTAGGATGGGCAAGTCTACGATCCAGAATACCGACAATACAAGTGTTGTTAGACAAAGGAGCAACAATAGGTCAGTAAATTGAATTATCAGATGTAAATAATAACATGAATGTAATGTTACTGTAATGATAAAACAtaggtacatttttaaattgccatacttataattattatgtataagacttaactttattttcaatattacagATCAACCAGATGGAAGCGGTAGGACGCCGTTAGGCCTCGCTTGTGGAGGTCCGGCTGAATTAGTAGAACTGTTGTTAGAACGCGGAGCATCTCTGGAGAGAGTCGATCATAGCGGACTGAGGCCTTTAGACAGAGCTATTGGACAACGGAATGTTCCTGTAAGTAACATGTTTATATCTTtacataaatatcttaaaatttagAGCATCTGTTTGTgtaagcgtggaattaataccagttgacttccaggcaggatatattaatttaataattgtattaactacatgactgtatttttttaaatgttgaaaaagagtaactactgagtttcttgccggttcttctcggtagaatctactttccgaaccggtggtagcttcacttaattgttaaatgacgattcaaaagttgaataaagtatactttgattttgattttgattttatggaaTGGATATGGACATACACATGgcacaaatatcaaaataatattttttacaatttttatctgtgtgtctgtctgtttgttaataTAAggacttatatatttaatgatattgtggttatttatttattacaaatctaTTTAATTTCTAGGTGGTCAATTGCTTTTTGAGAAAAGGGGCTAAACTCGGTCCCACGACATGGGTAATGGCAACAGGCAAACCAGAATTTAtgtaagcttttttttattcaatttttaaatgaaattaatattttaaaatgaagtcGTAGCAACGTTCTGTTAATGTAAAAACGATTTTCTTTTGtctttaaatattcatagcAAAGATTTTgagtacttatataaaaacaattgcagGCTAATACTCCTAAACAAGTTGCTTGAAGACGGGAACATGCTGTACCGTAAGAACCGTCCGTCCGAAGCCGCTCACCGCTACCACTACGCGCTCAAGAAGATCAATCCGCTCATCAGCGACGAGGGCCTGACGACGCCTTCCACTCAACCTGTCCCACACGAACACGTGTCTGCCTTCGTGCAATTGAAAACCAACCTCTTGCTCAACATGTCTAGGTGTAAGAGGAAACTTAATGTAAGTATCGTTTAGCATATTCAATTAATCGtttaatatacagataatatatagataataataacgTACCAATCAGCGTGCGAGATGCATTCCGTTCTACGCAAGTTCACAATGTGACCACTTCCCATCGGTAGATtataatatagcgaaaaataatgcgttaaatctcaaacatatttcacggttcacaatatttcgacagtttacaatctgttTGTAATCTTAAACTTAAACTTTAATCAATTGAAATgctaatgcaataaaaatatttgtattaatgtacaatcaaatatatatttttttatttattatttagatttaaaaaattgtaatgagTATAATTGATACAACAGGAACCATCAGAGGCATTGGATCTGGCGGCGCGCGCTTCCGTGCTGCGGCCCAACGCCTTCGAGTGCTCGTACGCGATGGCGCGCGCCATACTGGCGCTCAACAAGCCCTCCGACGCCTTGCCCCACGCCCGCCGAGCCCTGCTCCTAGCACCTTCCACGGACATGTCCGCCATGAGGACTCTGAAAGCCCTCCAGCAAGAAATCCTGACGAGGATCAACACTGGGACCCACAATCTAAACGCCGAAACGCGATCGATGAGAAACTATGATAGCATAAGTCTGAACATGCCGTAAGCATCTCCGCTCCGATGTCGTACAAATTGATcaacttatataaattttattattatataaagatttgATACAACAGTGACGTTCGTATTGGCTCCGATGTTCCTCAATGATGTGGTGAATAAATCGATAGTAAAATTTTGTGATTGTTGCATTTAGGTTTTGATTTACGaattgatgatttaaaaattgaaaataaaaataaaaatgtatgttcgTATTGTGAATACCGTTCGTTTGTTGAACTATACACGTATGTATAAGTCTTATACAATTCGTATTGAATCCCGTTgcgtgaaatatattatatgcttgtataatttacttatattaaataataatatttcgtttcaTATTTCTTTGTGTATATGTAAGATCTATTATTAGTGCTGGCACATTCATGTTAGCGTAAGTGCGTTTaaaaagttgttttatttttttttaaacaactgTTGAGTTTTCtcaaattttagttttagtttcatAATAGACAATAACAGAATATTCTCGATCAAAGTACATGTTTctgtaaataagtattatttctaattgtattttaatacatggaaatgtatagtttaaaaaaatttagtttttattgactcgaatataaaaaaacctaaaattTTGGCTTGCCTTATGTTATCTGTCGTATTTTTCGTAACtcatttattcgatttttaaatttgacattgaAATATGGAATTACATATAAGTTATTAGAATGGACTTAATGTAGacgttattattagtatttttttgttattattgttaaaaaaatagtcttgAGTAAAACTCGCGTGCCCATTTTcttgctttattttaatttattacttatattttagataaaaaaataaaatcttaatgtattgaaaaaacaaaatgatatcaaaattaatatcttGTGTGGTTTTGAATGTAACTATTATATAgcgtgttttaattatttattttacggatgaaattacaaatatttttaacaaattattaatcgtATCCGATTTCAACGGAATTTGTGAAATCGAAGTTTTATAAAACTTCTCTATGgaactatttacaataaaccAATCTTTTCGAAATTTATAAGACTGAAAAAAAATTGCAGACCCACATTGCTAcagattattgtaataaaatgtaggattttaagaataattataagtacaatAGTTTCTGTGacagtatatataataactataaatacacatattgcttcgaaactttgttttatttcttattttataaaactttaagatattttaatagatcaACTATGTATACCATGCTTACATTCCACACTCAAAAGCAAGGAAAATATAAAGAGTTTCACTAAATAAAGAATGAAGGCTAAGAgctagagccgagatggcccaatggttagaaagcgtgcatcttacccgatgattacgggttcaaacccaggcaagcaccactgaatactcatgtgcttaatttgtgtttataattaatgtcgtgttcagcggtgaaggaaaacatcgtgaggaaacctgcatgtgtctaatttcatctaaattctgccaca
It contains:
- the LOC124543595 gene encoding protein TANC2 isoform X1, producing the protein MYNSNEFLHSAGVSRHMQATGEAPSQKTSMKRRSCEVPLGDISSNNFKVSLGDITNDGPNYDCRSLRSNRSEDTRSLRYYRPIDSRSVKNFRSSLADLSAYSLSRPPSYDQLSRRSLVEGPDLNCNTSSIEGVLWSDEEENEYFYHENVTTAWNQDLAALRQLLDSETGGTTCPSCNMPFDKGKKRKLIDTCGHERCYSCMFRNEACPICARKSQGRRQVMERYTPSPQRQVDQEWQSPTRLPKPPKQPSSLAQSCPTPPHTRRRFFLSPKSLRSPFGQRSSRHSHENHVPLSGLPEEGPRSAAWPSLVFNKIRSLWSAHSSVPHGLNQLTDDEGGHIKQGYESRRQNDLYMRLGLLLGERRGSRNKSRDSCTSLASLDAHTLASHNTSPVSTLTGSSEVDAATPIGRDSLGSLASMSLSAASNCSSSSPGSRRHSVNALQNGREELTRMSSGFFKNRKTAARRSARVSSKQSTTSSELKKVHPTPQLTLRPLFFEVPSSENENVFSGRHWLIRDMEKALASTSSGILISGCPGTGKTALILQLVEYSCFGRKRNFEYEELREQSDIREVLPEEVAAGMVTHLASQVVAYHFCQADNNSTCLVGEFVHSLAAQLCQAPRLQAYREYLLSEPHLLACLSLKECIADPDLAFMRGIIEPLIILRKNGSIDSTNSIILVDGLCEAEYHRPDHGYTIASFLIRHVPEMPSWLKVVATIRTQFLELTKQLPYTRLGLDESDNVHKDLLEYFNARVQAAPIIETNIKSSTGKTEGVHNSVMKFAQYVLHLSQGSFLFLKLILDLLERSHIVVKSTNYKVVPISLAQIFLLQFNLRFPTVQSFEKVTHILSVCLAALYPLTLVEIYYSVNSLLVDTFLPWEEFCHRFESLSDFLVKRIDNTYMFFHPSFREWLIRRDDNESSKFLCDLRAGHCGIAFRLSRVQAPLDPEKSMELGHHILKAHMYRNMGPAQLGLCPRDLQANMVATSSANVGEAVANLRNIYTPNVKVSRLMLLAGGSPNQITDCLGNAPLLCMYAYQGIISMVGLLIEFGADLEMTNSQGCSALSLACQRGHTDVARMLIASGASLSHTDTAEQTPLVHAAKNGHRDTVIYLLGCQTGKEDRNSIDIDEDNIEQLVPGSRHALIAAAQNGHLDIVEYLLDTAELIPDGICPVTGETALTAACSTGNAAIADALLIRGATPYSLNARQMSPLALAAKNGRTALVLRLLDSGADVMGSGGKNPLILAAAEGHAEVVEMLLEHCADPDAVDADGISPLGWASLRSRIPTIQVLLDKGATIDQPDGSGRTPLGLACGGPAELVELLLERGASLERVDHSGLRPLDRAIGQRNVPVVNCFLRKGAKLGPTTWVMATGKPEFMLILLNKLLEDGNMLYRKNRPSEAAHRYHYALKKINPLISDEGLTTPSTQPVPHEHVSAFVQLKTNLLLNMSRCKRKLNEPSEALDLAARASVLRPNAFECSYAMARAILALNKPSDALPHARRALLLAPSTDMSAMRTLKALQQEILTRINTGTHNLNAETRSMRNYDSISLNMP
- the LOC124543595 gene encoding protein TANC2 isoform X2, which gives rise to MYNSNEFLHSAGVSRHMQATGEAPSQKTSMKRRSCEVPLGDISSNNFKVSLGDITNDGPNYDCRSLRSNRSEDTRSLRYYRPIDSRSVKNFRSSLADLSAYSLSRPPSYDQLSRRSLVEGPDLNCNTSSIEGVLWSDEEENEYFYHENVTTAWNQDLAALRQLLDSETGGTTCPSCNMPFDKGKKRKLIDTCGHERCYSCMFRNEACPICARKSQGRRQVMERYTPSPQRQVDQEWQSPTRLPKPPKQPSSLAQSCPTPPHTRRRFFLSPKSLRSPFGQRSSRHSHENHVPLSDDEGGHIKQGYESRRQNDLYMRLGLLLGERRGSRNKSRDSCTSLASLDAHTLASHNTSPVSTLTGSSEVDAATPIGRDSLGSLASMSLSAASNCSSSSPGSRRHSVNALQNGREELTRMSSGFFKNRKTAARRSARVSSKQSTTSSELKKVHPTPQLTLRPLFFEVPSSENENVFSGRHWLIRDMEKALASTSSGILISGCPGTGKTALILQLVEYSCFGRKRNFEYEELREQSDIREVLPEEVAAGMVTHLASQVVAYHFCQADNNSTCLVGEFVHSLAAQLCQAPRLQAYREYLLSEPHLLACLSLKECIADPDLAFMRGIIEPLIILRKNGSIDSTNSIILVDGLCEAEYHRPDHGYTIASFLIRHVPEMPSWLKVVATIRTQFLELTKQLPYTRLGLDESDNVHKDLLEYFNARVQAAPIIETNIKSSTGKTEGVHNSVMKFAQYVLHLSQGSFLFLKLILDLLERSHIVVKSTNYKVVPISLAQIFLLQFNLRFPTVQSFEKVTHILSVCLAALYPLTLVEIYYSVNSLLVDTFLPWEEFCHRFESLSDFLVKRIDNTYMFFHPSFREWLIRRDDNESSKFLCDLRAGHCGIAFRLSRVQAPLDPEKSMELGHHILKAHMYRNMGPAQLGLCPRDLQANMVATSSANVGEAVANLRNIYTPNVKVSRLMLLAGGSPNQITDCLGNAPLLCMYAYQGIISMVGLLIEFGADLEMTNSQGCSALSLACQRGHTDVARMLIASGASLSHTDTAEQTPLVHAAKNGHRDTVIYLLGCQTGKEDRNSIDIDEDNIEQLVPGSRHALIAAAQNGHLDIVEYLLDTAELIPDGICPVTGETALTAACSTGNAAIADALLIRGATPYSLNARQMSPLALAAKNGRTALVLRLLDSGADVMGSGGKNPLILAAAEGHAEVVEMLLEHCADPDAVDADGISPLGWASLRSRIPTIQVLLDKGATIDQPDGSGRTPLGLACGGPAELVELLLERGASLERVDHSGLRPLDRAIGQRNVPVVNCFLRKGAKLGPTTWVMATGKPEFMLILLNKLLEDGNMLYRKNRPSEAAHRYHYALKKINPLISDEGLTTPSTQPVPHEHVSAFVQLKTNLLLNMSRCKRKLNEPSEALDLAARASVLRPNAFECSYAMARAILALNKPSDALPHARRALLLAPSTDMSAMRTLKALQQEILTRINTGTHNLNAETRSMRNYDSISLNMP
- the LOC124543595 gene encoding protein TANC2 isoform X4, producing the protein MPFDKGKKRKLIDTCGHERCYSCMFRNEACPICARKSQGRRQVMERYTPSPQRQVDQEWQSPTRLPKPPKQPSSLAQSCPTPPHTRRRFFLSPKSLRSPFGQRSSRHSHENHVPLSGLPEEGPRSAAWPSLVFNKIRSLWSAHSSVPHGLNQLTDDEGGHIKQGYESRRQNDLYMRLGLLLGERRGSRNKSRDSCTSLASLDAHTLASHNTSPVSTLTGSSEVDAATPIGRDSLGSLASMSLSAASNCSSSSPGSRRHSVNALQNGREELTRMSSGFFKNRKTAARRSARVSSKQSTTSSELKKVHPTPQLTLRPLFFEVPSSENENVFSGRHWLIRDMEKALASTSSGILISGCPGTGKTALILQLVEYSCFGRKRNFEYEELREQSDIREVLPEEVAAGMVTHLASQVVAYHFCQADNNSTCLVGEFVHSLAAQLCQAPRLQAYREYLLSEPHLLACLSLKECIADPDLAFMRGIIEPLIILRKNGSIDSTNSIILVDGLCEAEYHRPDHGYTIASFLIRHVPEMPSWLKVVATIRTQFLELTKQLPYTRLGLDESDNVHKDLLEYFNARVQAAPIIETNIKSSTGKTEGVHNSVMKFAQYVLHLSQGSFLFLKLILDLLERSHIVVKSTNYKVVPISLAQIFLLQFNLRFPTVQSFEKVTHILSVCLAALYPLTLVEIYYSVNSLLVDTFLPWEEFCHRFESLSDFLVKRIDNTYMFFHPSFREWLIRRDDNESSKFLCDLRAGHCGIAFRLSRVQAPLDPEKSMELGHHILKAHMYRNMGPAQLGLCPRDLQANMVATSSANVGEAVANLRNIYTPNVKVSRLMLLAGGSPNQITDCLGNAPLLCMYAYQGIISMVGLLIEFGADLEMTNSQGCSALSLACQRGHTDVARMLIASGASLSHTDTAEQTPLVHAAKNGHRDTVIYLLGCQTGKEDRNSIDIDEDNIEQLVPGSRHALIAAAQNGHLDIVEYLLDTAELIPDGICPVTGETALTAACSTGNAAIADALLIRGATPYSLNARQMSPLALAAKNGRTALVLRLLDSGADVMGSGGKNPLILAAAEGHAEVVEMLLEHCADPDAVDADGISPLGWASLRSRIPTIQVLLDKGATIDQPDGSGRTPLGLACGGPAELVELLLERGASLERVDHSGLRPLDRAIGQRNVPVVNCFLRKGAKLGPTTWVMATGKPEFMLILLNKLLEDGNMLYRKNRPSEAAHRYHYALKKINPLISDEGLTTPSTQPVPHEHVSAFVQLKTNLLLNMSRCKRKLNEPSEALDLAARASVLRPNAFECSYAMARAILALNKPSDALPHARRALLLAPSTDMSAMRTLKALQQEILTRINTGTHNLNAETRSMRNYDSISLNMP
- the LOC124543595 gene encoding protein TANC2 isoform X3 yields the protein MNSKKLEYFNDNDSVDEKINLSCLDLAALRQLLDSETGGTTCPSCNMPFDKGKKRKLIDTCGHERCYSCMFRNEACPICARKSQGRRQVMERYTPSPQRQVDQEWQSPTRLPKPPKQPSSLAQSCPTPPHTRRRFFLSPKSLRSPFGQRSSRHSHENHVPLSGLPEEGPRSAAWPSLVFNKIRSLWSAHSSVPHGLNQLTDDEGGHIKQGYESRRQNDLYMRLGLLLGERRGSRNKSRDSCTSLASLDAHTLASHNTSPVSTLTGSSEVDAATPIGRDSLGSLASMSLSAASNCSSSSPGSRRHSVNALQNGREELTRMSSGFFKNRKTAARRSARVSSKQSTTSSELKKVHPTPQLTLRPLFFEVPSSENENVFSGRHWLIRDMEKALASTSSGILISGCPGTGKTALILQLVEYSCFGRKRNFEYEELREQSDIREVLPEEVAAGMVTHLASQVVAYHFCQADNNSTCLVGEFVHSLAAQLCQAPRLQAYREYLLSEPHLLACLSLKECIADPDLAFMRGIIEPLIILRKNGSIDSTNSIILVDGLCEAEYHRPDHGYTIASFLIRHVPEMPSWLKVVATIRTQFLELTKQLPYTRLGLDESDNVHKDLLEYFNARVQAAPIIETNIKSSTGKTEGVHNSVMKFAQYVLHLSQGSFLFLKLILDLLERSHIVVKSTNYKVVPISLAQIFLLQFNLRFPTVQSFEKVTHILSVCLAALYPLTLVEIYYSVNSLLVDTFLPWEEFCHRFESLSDFLVKRIDNTYMFFHPSFREWLIRRDDNESSKFLCDLRAGHCGIAFRLSRVQAPLDPEKSMELGHHILKAHMYRNMGPAQLGLCPRDLQANMVATSSANVGEAVANLRNIYTPNVKVSRLMLLAGGSPNQITDCLGNAPLLCMYAYQGIISMVGLLIEFGADLEMTNSQGCSALSLACQRGHTDVARMLIASGASLSHTDTAEQTPLVHAAKNGHRDTVIYLLGCQTGKEDRNSIDIDEDNIEQLVPGSRHALIAAAQNGHLDIVEYLLDTAELIPDGICPVTGETALTAACSTGNAAIADALLIRGATPYSLNARQMSPLALAAKNGRTALVLRLLDSGADVMGSGGKNPLILAAAEGHAEVVEMLLEHCADPDAVDADGISPLGWASLRSRIPTIQVLLDKGATIDQPDGSGRTPLGLACGGPAELVELLLERGASLERVDHSGLRPLDRAIGQRNVPVVNCFLRKGAKLGPTTWVMATGKPEFMLILLNKLLEDGNMLYRKNRPSEAAHRYHYALKKINPLISDEGLTTPSTQPVPHEHVSAFVQLKTNLLLNMSRCKRKLNEPSEALDLAARASVLRPNAFECSYAMARAILALNKPSDALPHARRALLLAPSTDMSAMRTLKALQQEILTRINTGTHNLNAETRSMRNYDSISLNMP